One genomic segment of Arthrobacter sp. zg-Y1110 includes these proteins:
- the fdhD gene encoding formate dehydrogenase accessory sulfurtransferase FdhD has product MGRVTQRGRVTRFRLDGNVSRRDDVLAGEEPLEIRVMGKSFTVTMRTPGDDFDLVAGFLVSEGVIWDPAQLISLRYCAGVDDEGKQTFNVVDVQLRPGTPLPDTGMERHVYTSSSCGICGTASIEAVRKSSHFDPSSDGVRLPLDMLAALPDRLREGQKVFDRTGGVHAAGLFNADGELLCLREDVGRHNAVDKVVGWALRAGMLPLRGMVLQVSGRASFELVQKAQLAGIPVLAAVSAPSALSVDLAKDAGMTLIGFSRGTSLNCYSAPERILAAAPAPV; this is encoded by the coding sequence ATGGGACGGGTTACCCAGCGAGGGCGGGTCACGCGCTTCCGGTTGGACGGGAACGTCAGCCGGCGGGATGACGTATTGGCGGGGGAGGAACCGCTGGAAATCCGGGTGATGGGTAAGTCCTTCACCGTCACCATGCGGACCCCCGGCGATGACTTTGACCTGGTGGCCGGATTCCTGGTCTCCGAAGGGGTGATCTGGGACCCGGCCCAGCTCATCAGCCTGCGGTACTGCGCCGGAGTGGATGACGAAGGCAAACAGACCTTCAACGTGGTGGATGTCCAGCTCCGGCCCGGCACCCCGCTCCCTGACACCGGGATGGAACGGCACGTCTATACGTCCAGCTCCTGCGGCATCTGCGGAACGGCTTCCATCGAGGCGGTCCGGAAGTCCTCGCACTTCGATCCGTCCTCCGACGGCGTGAGGCTCCCGCTGGACATGCTGGCGGCCCTGCCGGACCGGCTGCGCGAAGGCCAGAAGGTCTTCGACCGGACCGGGGGCGTCCATGCGGCGGGTCTTTTCAACGCCGACGGCGAGCTGCTGTGCCTGCGCGAGGACGTGGGCCGGCACAACGCGGTGGACAAGGTGGTGGGGTGGGCCCTGCGCGCCGGGATGCTTCCGCTGCGCGGCATGGTGCTGCAGGTATCCGGACGGGCGTCCTTCGAGCTGGTCCAGAAGGCCCAACTGGCGGGTATCCCGGTACTAGCCGCCGTCAGTGCACCGTCCGCGCTTTCCGTGGATCTGGCCAAGGACGCCGGAATGACGCTGATCGGGTTCAGCCGCGGTACGTCCCTGAACTGCTATTCCGCGCCGGAACGGATCCTGGCTGCCGCCCCCGCCCCCGTCTAG
- a CDS encoding ATP-binding protein → MPPALKPLAAPTGGASSEGNTPGAQPRPTALVAVEQPEVFSVVAGILADAGLEAVPVLDLDEAMEAARAGSPVLAVVDSTIRQVAGMDMLKRLRHEPAMTKLPVILVAGEAGLDMDFMVDLGIADFVASPVDPEDLARRINLILATARARRDRRAATSRLRADTRRISAAIRATNDPQQMAEVVVHGLGATFEADHALLVTFPDERVPELALAWSREETSGGIPALNAHTAGELAETLWERGRGMAVEDHGQPADEPVPISAESRAAGLRTSVIVPLGHGDKAFGLLWLAGEGAPRDWTSTEISLIQHVSGNLAHGLVQGNLITAQRMVLKRQRDLDQAKTDFVATVNHELRTPLTSITGYLDLILDGSGGDIPDDVAQMLKIVGRNAVRLNQLISDLLTISRQDADEINLEVEEVDLEELLRAVAASLAPAAGASSLDLRLDLGTDPLLVDGDRAQLEQVFTNLCSNAVKFTPAGGTVQVSAALVHPDGAGPGVRVQIRDTGIGIPEGDLPNLFRRFFRASNATSAAIPGTGLGLAIVQDIVLQHGGELGIASKVGEGTTATVQLPATR, encoded by the coding sequence ATGCCCCCGGCACTCAAACCCTTAGCCGCCCCCACGGGCGGCGCCTCTTCGGAGGGCAACACTCCCGGCGCGCAACCGCGTCCCACGGCGCTGGTTGCCGTTGAACAACCCGAGGTCTTCTCCGTTGTGGCCGGAATTCTCGCCGATGCGGGCTTGGAAGCAGTCCCCGTGCTGGACCTCGACGAGGCCATGGAAGCTGCACGTGCCGGCTCGCCGGTGTTGGCGGTGGTGGATTCCACCATCCGCCAGGTCGCCGGAATGGACATGCTCAAGCGCCTCCGGCACGAACCGGCCATGACCAAGCTGCCGGTCATCCTCGTGGCGGGCGAAGCCGGGCTGGACATGGACTTCATGGTTGACCTGGGCATCGCCGACTTCGTGGCCAGCCCGGTGGACCCCGAGGATCTGGCACGCCGGATCAACCTCATCCTGGCCACCGCTCGGGCGCGCAGGGACCGACGGGCGGCCACATCGCGGCTGCGGGCGGACACGCGCCGTATTTCCGCCGCCATCCGGGCCACGAATGATCCGCAGCAGATGGCCGAGGTAGTGGTTCACGGACTCGGAGCCACCTTTGAAGCGGACCATGCACTGCTGGTGACCTTCCCGGATGAGCGCGTTCCGGAACTGGCCCTGGCGTGGAGCCGCGAGGAAACCTCCGGTGGCATTCCCGCGTTGAACGCCCATACTGCGGGTGAGCTGGCCGAAACGCTGTGGGAGCGGGGCCGGGGAATGGCGGTGGAAGACCACGGTCAGCCCGCCGATGAGCCGGTACCGATAAGCGCGGAATCCCGGGCTGCCGGGCTGCGCACCTCCGTGATTGTGCCGCTCGGCCACGGGGACAAGGCTTTCGGGCTGCTCTGGCTTGCCGGCGAGGGTGCCCCGCGGGACTGGACGAGCACGGAGATCTCCCTGATCCAGCATGTCAGTGGAAACCTGGCGCACGGCCTCGTGCAGGGCAACCTCATTACCGCGCAGCGGATGGTACTCAAACGCCAGCGTGACCTGGACCAGGCCAAGACCGATTTCGTGGCCACGGTCAACCACGAGCTGCGGACACCGCTGACCTCGATCACCGGCTATCTGGACCTCATCCTGGACGGCTCCGGCGGGGACATCCCGGACGACGTCGCGCAGATGCTCAAGATCGTTGGCCGCAATGCCGTTCGGCTCAACCAGCTGATCAGCGATCTGCTGACCATCTCCCGGCAGGATGCGGACGAGATCAACCTCGAGGTGGAGGAAGTGGACCTGGAAGAACTCCTGCGCGCCGTTGCCGCCTCACTGGCACCGGCAGCCGGGGCCAGCAGCCTGGACCTGCGGTTGGACCTGGGGACCGATCCCTTGCTGGTTGACGGAGACCGCGCCCAGCTGGAGCAGGTCTTCACCAATCTCTGCTCCAACGCCGTGAAGTTCACGCCGGCCGGCGGAACCGTGCAGGTCAGTGCCGCGCTGGTCCATCCGGACGGCGCCGGGCCGGGCGTGCGGGTACAGATCCGGGACACCGGAATCGGCATCCCGGAAGGGGACCTGCCCAATCTGTTCCGGCGTTTCTTCCGTGCCTCCAACGCCACCTCCGCTGCCATCCCCGGTACCGGCCTGGGCCTGGCCATCGTCCAGGACATTGTGCTCCAGCACGGCGGAGAACTGGGGATTGCTTCCAAAGTGGGCGAGGGCACCACGGCAACGGTCCAGCTTCCGGCCACCCGCTAG
- a CDS encoding ABC transporter ATP-binding protein, whose translation MSMEGAAWGSLMQISRAKGVDGKISRETLKRIVRFAAPYRTRLLGFVLLSVVGAFLAVATPVLAGQVVNSIVAGTAPGVVIRLALLIAAVAVADAAVSLATRWFSSRIGESVILDLRTAVFDHVQKMPIAFFTRTRTGALVSRLNNDVIGAQQAFSGTLSGVVSNVVALVLTLIVMLGTSWQVTVLAMLLLPVFLLPARRMGGRLAALRREAANHNASMGTQMTERFSAPGATLVKLFGRPDAESREFALRASRVRDIGVKMAMMQAVFVTALTLVSALALALVYGLGGYLALQGSLNTGDVVTLALLLTRLYAPLTSLANARVEIMSAVVSFERVFEILDLRPLIREKESPAPVPAGPLSVEFDDVRFAYPTADKVSLASLEEVAVLDTRGGEEVLHGVSFRVEPGQTVALVGTSGAGKSTIAQLLARLYDVDSGAVRFSGTDVRDVSFAGIRQALGMVTQDGHLFHETIRANLLLANPDASEEEVWDALRRARLEDMVRSLPDGLETMVGERGYRLSGGERQRMTIARLLLAQPRIVILDEATAALDSTSEAAVQAALGEALQGRTAVVIAHRLSTIRNADRILVIEGGRIAEQGTHAELLAREGRYAELYNTQFAVARDEERNSADLS comes from the coding sequence ATGAGCATGGAAGGCGCAGCGTGGGGTTCGCTGATGCAGATCTCCCGCGCCAAGGGAGTAGACGGCAAGATTTCGCGGGAAACCCTGAAGCGGATTGTCCGCTTTGCCGCTCCCTACCGGACCCGGCTCCTGGGGTTCGTTTTACTGTCCGTGGTGGGCGCGTTCCTGGCCGTGGCGACGCCGGTCCTGGCCGGGCAGGTGGTCAACTCCATTGTGGCCGGCACAGCGCCGGGCGTGGTGATCCGGCTGGCCCTGCTGATTGCCGCCGTCGCGGTGGCGGACGCGGCAGTCTCCCTGGCTACGCGCTGGTTTTCCTCGCGCATCGGCGAAAGCGTCATCCTGGACCTGCGCACCGCGGTGTTCGACCACGTCCAGAAAATGCCCATTGCCTTCTTTACCCGCACGCGTACGGGTGCGCTGGTCAGCCGGCTCAACAATGACGTCATCGGCGCCCAGCAGGCCTTCAGCGGGACCCTTTCCGGTGTGGTGAGCAACGTCGTCGCACTGGTACTGACCCTCATCGTGATGCTCGGTACCTCTTGGCAGGTGACCGTATTGGCCATGTTGCTGCTGCCAGTGTTCCTGCTGCCGGCACGCCGGATGGGCGGCCGGCTTGCCGCGCTCCGCCGGGAGGCTGCCAACCACAACGCGTCCATGGGTACGCAGATGACCGAGCGGTTCTCCGCACCCGGTGCCACCCTGGTCAAACTGTTCGGACGGCCCGACGCCGAATCCCGCGAGTTTGCGCTCCGTGCCTCCCGGGTGCGGGACATCGGCGTGAAGATGGCAATGATGCAGGCCGTCTTCGTGACGGCCCTGACCCTGGTATCCGCCCTGGCCCTGGCCCTGGTCTACGGGCTGGGCGGTTACCTGGCGCTGCAGGGCAGCCTGAATACGGGCGACGTCGTCACGCTGGCGCTGCTGCTGACCCGGCTTTATGCGCCGTTGACCTCCCTGGCCAACGCCCGCGTGGAGATCATGAGCGCGGTAGTGAGCTTCGAGCGGGTCTTCGAAATCCTGGACCTTCGTCCCTTGATCCGGGAGAAGGAATCCCCGGCACCGGTGCCGGCCGGACCGCTGAGCGTGGAGTTCGACGACGTCCGGTTTGCCTATCCCACCGCGGACAAAGTGTCCCTCGCGTCGCTGGAAGAGGTGGCTGTCCTGGACACCCGCGGCGGGGAGGAAGTCCTGCACGGAGTGTCTTTCCGCGTTGAACCGGGGCAGACCGTCGCCCTGGTTGGAACCTCGGGGGCGGGCAAATCGACCATTGCGCAGCTGCTGGCACGGCTGTACGACGTCGATTCGGGTGCCGTGCGCTTCTCCGGTACGGATGTGCGGGACGTGAGTTTCGCCGGCATCCGGCAGGCACTGGGCATGGTGACCCAGGACGGGCACCTGTTCCACGAAACCATCCGGGCCAACCTGCTGCTGGCTAACCCCGACGCCAGTGAAGAGGAAGTCTGGGATGCGCTGCGCCGGGCGCGGCTGGAGGACATGGTGCGGTCCCTGCCGGACGGGCTGGAAACGATGGTGGGGGAGCGCGGCTACCGGCTTTCCGGCGGGGAGCGCCAGCGGATGACCATCGCGCGGCTGCTGCTGGCCCAGCCGCGGATCGTGATCCTGGACGAGGCCACCGCCGCTTTGGATTCCACTTCCGAGGCCGCCGTGCAGGCCGCCCTGGGCGAGGCGCTGCAGGGGCGGACCGCCGTCGTGATTGCCCACCGGCTCTCCACCATCCGCAATGCCGACCGGATCCTGGTCATTGAGGGCGGACGGATCGCGGAACAGGGAACGCACGCGGAACTGCTGGCGCGGGAGGGACGCTACGCGGAGCTGTACAACACCCAGTTCGCCGTGGCCCGGGACGAGGAACGGAACTCCGCGGACCTGTCCTGA
- a CDS encoding DeoR/GlpR family DNA-binding transcription regulator, protein MEKTARLNAILDLLAARGHVQVEEIVVSLKVSPATARRDLDSLAAQRLLSRTRGGATMEAVAYDLPTRYSRDEHTAEKQAIARAASSLVPKGAVIGLCGGTTSTAIAQALGMRRDLMEPSNRPTLTVVTNAINIAVQLVVRPNIRVMVTGGVVNPRSYELVGPYTDVILQRVALDFAFVGVNGLDAEVGPTVSDEGEAAVNSLMSRRASETYIVADSSKIGNRSFATLSGYVFSNLITDSGISDSDKAAFESRGTRVLVAPMEGSIS, encoded by the coding sequence ATGGAGAAGACAGCGCGGCTCAACGCGATCCTCGACCTCCTTGCCGCCCGCGGGCACGTGCAGGTTGAGGAAATAGTAGTGTCCCTCAAAGTGTCCCCGGCCACTGCCCGTCGGGACTTGGACAGCCTCGCTGCACAGCGGCTCTTGAGCCGGACCCGGGGCGGGGCAACCATGGAAGCAGTCGCCTATGATCTGCCCACGCGCTACTCGCGCGACGAGCACACCGCTGAAAAGCAGGCCATAGCCCGGGCTGCGAGCTCCTTGGTGCCCAAGGGTGCCGTGATCGGCTTGTGCGGGGGAACCACCAGCACCGCCATCGCGCAGGCGCTGGGCATGCGGCGGGACCTCATGGAACCGTCAAACAGGCCGACCCTTACCGTGGTCACGAACGCCATCAACATCGCTGTCCAACTGGTAGTCCGCCCCAATATCCGGGTCATGGTGACCGGCGGGGTCGTGAATCCGCGCTCCTATGAACTGGTTGGGCCCTATACCGATGTCATCCTGCAGCGCGTGGCCCTGGATTTCGCGTTTGTAGGGGTCAACGGACTGGACGCCGAAGTAGGTCCCACGGTCAGCGATGAAGGGGAAGCAGCCGTCAACTCGCTGATGTCCCGGAGGGCATCGGAAACCTACATCGTCGCCGATTCCTCCAAAATCGGAAACCGGAGCTTTGCCACGCTCAGCGGATACGTCTTTAGCAACCTGATCACGGACAGCGGCATCTCCGACAGCGACAAGGCTGCCTTCGAGAGCCGCGGCACCCGGGTCCTCGTAGCACCGATGGAAGGCAGCATCAGCTAG
- a CDS encoding class II fructose-bisphosphate aldolase encodes MTLTSTRALMDRAAAAGTGLGSFNVLHLETAEAIIQGAEAVGLPVILQISQNCVAYHGSLEPLGVACLAVAAGARVPVALHLDHADDEELVYEAVRLGFSSVMYDGAHLPYGENVAATSRVVKHAEPYGVYVEAELGRVGGKNGAHYPGVRTDPFEAADFALSTGVDALAVAVGSSHAMTTRSARLDLGLIRELRGALDIPLVLHGSSGVPDAMLVAAITAGLTKINVSTHLNGFFTRAVRQVLGNDQDLVDSRTYLSAGRSALASEAGRLLSLFARAVPADLD; translated from the coding sequence ATGACCCTCACCTCCACACGTGCACTGATGGACCGGGCCGCTGCGGCTGGAACGGGCCTCGGGAGTTTCAACGTGCTGCATCTGGAAACCGCAGAAGCGATCATCCAAGGGGCTGAAGCCGTGGGATTGCCGGTAATCCTGCAGATTTCGCAGAACTGCGTTGCGTACCACGGTTCACTCGAACCGCTGGGGGTTGCCTGCCTGGCTGTAGCCGCCGGAGCCCGCGTTCCCGTGGCACTGCATCTGGACCATGCCGATGATGAAGAGCTGGTCTATGAAGCGGTCCGGCTTGGGTTCAGTTCGGTGATGTACGACGGCGCGCACCTTCCCTACGGGGAGAATGTGGCAGCAACCAGCCGGGTCGTGAAACACGCGGAACCGTACGGCGTCTATGTCGAGGCGGAGCTGGGCAGGGTGGGCGGCAAGAACGGGGCACACTACCCCGGCGTGCGGACGGATCCATTCGAAGCTGCAGACTTTGCGCTGTCCACCGGCGTTGATGCATTGGCGGTAGCCGTGGGTTCATCCCATGCGATGACCACGCGCAGCGCCCGGCTCGATCTGGGATTGATCCGGGAACTCCGAGGTGCGTTGGACATCCCGCTGGTCCTGCACGGCTCCTCAGGCGTTCCGGATGCAATGCTCGTAGCTGCCATTACTGCTGGGCTGACGAAAATAAATGTTTCCACGCATCTGAACGGCTTTTTTACCCGTGCAGTGCGCCAGGTGCTCGGGAACGATCAGGATCTCGTCGATTCCAGGACGTACCTTTCCGCGGGCCGGAGCGCGCTTGCCTCCGAGGCCGGCCGCTTGTTATCCCTCTTCGCCCGGGCCGTCCCTGCGGACCTGGACTGA